A single genomic interval of Oncorhynchus gorbuscha isolate QuinsamMale2020 ecotype Even-year linkage group LG25, OgorEven_v1.0, whole genome shotgun sequence harbors:
- the LOC124013925 gene encoding RING finger protein 150-like: MTMSLIQACRSLVLSTWLLSFCFVHFFCLDFTVAEREEWYTAFINITYIDPITSMIRTEKTECGRYGEHSLKRDAKGVVILPSLSQDWQACDPGTLFPVPVQGSAWIALIASGNCTYKEKIRHAANQNASAIVVFNVGSSNANDTITMSYSGMGDVVAVMIPEPKGREVAALLERNVTVTMHITIGTRNLQKYVSRTSVVFVSISFIVLMIISLAWLVFYYIQRFRYANARDRNLRRLGDAAKKAISKLQVRTIRKGDGETESDFDNCAVCIEGYKPNDVVRILPCRHLFHKNCVDPWLLDHRTCPMCKMNILKALGIALNADCLDDVPLDYEMISVGGGGGGVGVLGLEAVVSGGSSDGTLSEGGSVVLDPGVRRVGLPQDYHDPDPLRDSPITATTDTHTGEFQPMTSSASVASLVIAVETGLSDEELSLEPPTPTGDNQS; encoded by the exons ATGACCATGTCGCTGATCCAGGCCTGCCGCAGTTTGGTCTTATCTACATGGCTTTTATCGTTTTGTTTCGTCCACTTCTTCTGTTTAGATTTCACCGTGGCCGAGAGAGAGGAGTGGTACACCGCTTTCATCAACATCACCTACATAGATCCGATCACCTCTATGATCCGGACGGAGAAGACTGAATGCGGTCGATATGGGGAACATTCACTGAAACGCGACGCCAAAGGAGTCGTGATTCTTCCATCTCTTTCGCAGGACTGGCAAGCCTGTGATCCGGGTACCTTGTTTCCGGTTCCGGTCCAAGGCAGTGCATGGATAGCCCTGATAGCCAGTGGAAACTGCACCTATAAGGAAAAGATTCGACATGCAGCGAACCAAAACGCCTCGGCCATTGTCGTATTCAACGTTGGATCCAGCAACGCCAATGATACAATCACCATGTCATATTCAG GCATGGGTGATGTGGTCGCCGTCATGATCCCAGAACCTAAAGGTCGCGAGGTCGCCGCTCTGCTAGAGCGGAACGTCACGGTGACCATGCACATCACCATAGGAACGCGTAACCTCCAGAAGTACGTGAGCAGGACGTCGGTGGTGTTCGTCTCCATCTCCTTCATCGTCCTGATGATCATCTCTCTGGCCTGGCTCGTCTTCTACTATATACAGAGGTTCAGATACGCCAACGCACGAGACCGGAACCTG aggcgTCTGGGAGATGCAGCTAAGAAGGCCATCAGTAAGCTGCAGGTCAGGACCATCAGGaagggagacggggagacggagTCCGACTTTGATAACTGTGCCGTGTGTATCGAGGGTTACAAGCCAAACGACGTGgtcaggatactaccctgcag acACCTGTTCCATAAGAACTGCGTGGACCCCTGGCTGCTGGACCACAGGACCTGTCCCATGTGCAAGATGAACATCCTCAAAGCCCTGGGCATCGCT ttaaatGCAGACTGTCTGGATGACGTGCCCTTGGACTATGAGATGATtagtgtgggtggtggtggtgggggggtcgGGGTTCTGGGCCTAGAGGCTGTGGTGTCGGGAGGGTCCAGTGACGGGACCCTCAGTGAGGGTGGGTCGGTGGTTCTAGACCCGGGGGTGCGGAGGGTGGGGCTCCCCCAAGACTACCACGACCCAGACCCTCTGAGGGATAGTCccattactgctactactgatacccACACAG gtgagtTCCAGCCCATGACCAGCAGTGCGTCTGTGGCATCCCTGGTGATCGCCGTGGAAACGGGGCTGTCTGACGAAGAACTGTCACTAGAACCACCAACCCCTACTGGGGACAACCAGTCCTGA